TATCGATGATTGTTGGAGATGCGACAAGAAATGGGAGAAGAACCGACAACGACTAGCTGATTGTGCCATTGGATTTGGTAAACACGCAATAGGCGGCCGTGACGGCAAAATCTACGTGGTGACCGACCCTAGCGACAAAGACGTGGTTAACCCTAAACCGGGAACCCTAAGACACGCAGTGATCCAAGACGAGCCGCTATGGATCATCTTTGCACGTGACATGGTCATAAAACTGAAAGAAGAACTGCTCATGAACTCGTTCAAGACCATTGACGGCCGTGGAGCGAACGTCCATATCGCCGGTGGCGCGTGCATCACTGCCCAGTACGTGACCAACATCATCATCCACGGCATCAACATCCACGACTGCAAGAAGAGAGGGAATGCTTACGTCAGAGATTCTCCGTCGCATTACGGGTGGAGGACGGCATCTGACGGTGACGCTATCTCGATTTTCGGAGGGTCCCACGTGTGGGTTGACCACTGCTCGTTGTCTAACTGCGCGGACGGTCTGGTCGACGCCATTCATGGATCTACGGCTATTACGATCTCTAATAACTACTTGACTCACCATAACAAGGTGATGCTTTTGGGACACAGTGATTCGTACACGAGAGACAAGAACATGCAAGTCACCATTGCGTTTAATCATTTTGGTGAAGGGCTTGTTCAGAGAATGCCCAGGTAAATAAAGTTACTTTATTTTGTAGAGTTTTGCTAAATATGTCATTGAATTATTATATTATTTTTCTAAAGCCCTTGAACATTGGGATTTATACAGATGTAGGCATGGATATTTTCATGTGGTAAATAACGATTATACGCATTGGCAAATGTATGCAATTGGTGGGAGTGCAGCTCCAACTATAAACAGTCAAGGCAATAGGTTTCTTGCTCCCAATGACCATGTCTTCAAAGAGGTAAATTAAGAGCTAATATTCTAGTACATATATTTCTCTTTTAGTCATATATGTATGAGAATATTGAACTACAAGTATTTGATTTGAAAAAGGTGACTAAATACGAAGATGCACCACAAAGCAAATGGAAGAAGTGGAACTGGAGATCAGAAGGTGACCTTTTCCTAAACGGTGCGTTTTTTACGCCTGCGGGTGGAAGAGCCTCTTCGAGCTACGCTAAGGCTTCAAGTTTGTCGGCTAGACCATCCGCGTTGGTGGCTTCCGTCACGGGCAATGCTGGTGCTCTCTACTGTAAGAAAGGATCTCGATGTTAATCCCACCCAACTACTTAAATTATATTCCATCTAATTAAACAAGGAAAAAGATGTGTTGGCCTCCTATGTCAATTTTTAATTTACCCTTTAGTTTTATTATGGGGGAGGGTTAAAGTTGTAAGTTGGATTTGATGTGGATACTAAAGTATTGTATGGATTCCCTTTGGACCAATGGGTTTCTTATAAACTTTTTTCGGAGTAGGGACCAGTGTCTGTTGTGGTGGGGATGTGTACAACTGCTGCAAGATTGTTGATTATACTCTCTCTCTGTTCTTTATTGTATTTTTTAATTGTAAATAGTTTAAATAAAATTTATTTTTTTCAAAATATAAAAATTTTTCATAATTTAAAATAACTTTTATTTTTATTGGGTATAGTGTGACCAATCAAATAATATATACTTATATATGATTGGTTTAACTACACCTAATTTATATATTAAATGTTATTTTTGAAAAAATTAATCATTTTTTTAATATTTGCGCATTCACCTAAAACTACCTACCTATAAAACAAAACAGAGGGAGTATATGATAAAAATGAAATCAACAGCTTAATTATCAACGTCCGTGTGTTAGCATAATTACATGTAAATTAGCACCGTCTTTTTTATTCGCATTACACATGTTTAAATTTTGATGGTCGAGGCAACAAAGACGTAATAACTACATATGGTCGGTAAATTAACTCTTTATAACAATGATCAATGTATACTGTTGCATTGCATATTGTAGTTGAAATGTAAATGTATAGAATATATTCATATAGTTATCTCGGTTGGAGCGTAACATGGGCATATCTAATTTTTGGATGACATTAAATTTGTCTGCAAGATCTGTAATAAGTGAGAGGTCAGTGTGGTTTTGTGAATCTGACAAAACTAAAAAAAACAGACTCCACCAATTGGACCAGATCTGGATCTTGCTCTTGCTATTGCGTTCCCGAGATGATGAGAAATTAAATTTCGCGTTGGACAACTATTGCAATAAAAGGAGAAGGAACCAAAAAATCAAATGAAGAGCTGCAATTTTTCAACGTGAAATGAGATGTACAGTAAATGTTGCTTCTCTCTAACTAATCATGTGACTAATTAAATTTTTTTTTTTAAAGTTAAACTAAATGATCTGGAAGTCACAAGTTATAGTCGCGTTGAGAAATGTTTTTTTCTCCAACTAAAAGTTAAGTTACATGATCTACATTACTTAGTGGAAATCTTAGAAGTCCTATGTTTAAATTGTGTTCGAAAAATCTGTTTTCTAAAAAGAGTTAAACTACATAATATAAACTGTCATTGAGATATCTATGACAAAGTTTATATTATGTAGTTTAACCCTTTTTAGAAAATAGATTTTGGATTCAGAAACCGTTTAATCATTAAAATAATAAAGTTTAAAGTCACCTACTCACAGATTTCAATTTTAATTTTGAATGAGAACCATATACCTTCTCCTTGTGGGATTAAACTTTGTCGGTGGAGAGTTATTTCTGTTTTTGTTAATTGGGGACTGTAGACTAATTTGGAATAAATACACTAATTGTGATACCATGTGATAGTTTTGCTTTTTTTTTCTTTAGAATTTAGAATGGGACACAACCTTCACGTTCATCGTTACTTGTTCCTACGTAAAAGAAGAAAAAAAACAGAAAGAGTCATGTTTCACTTCACTCTCATCGCAACTCGTTCATGTTTAAAAGTGCTAAGATCCAAATGATCGAAATCGGTTTTAACCAAACAAACAAAGAAAGCTAAATGAACAGTCATGAACATTGTCGGCAGAAGACAAAAGACACAGAACGTTATTTGACTTTCAAGCCAGTAAAACTTCGAGACGACCCACCAAAGTTTTTCCTTTTGCTAAATAGGATCCACCAAAGTTACAAATACCGAATTATTATAGCATTTCTAACTACACTCTATTTTTCTTTTAAATAAAATTTTAGAGTAAAAATATTTCAACTCTATTCTATTTTTCATTATTATAGCAGAGTAAAAAATGAATTTACTTTATACATAGAGTAATCCATTTATCATTTTGTTTATCATTCTATTTTCTCTAAAATATAATACCATTAGAATAAAATTCTAACTCTATTATAAAGTTATTTTATTTTAAATAAAAAATTGAGTTAATGGGACCTGGGCAACTTCAACCTTCAACCTTAAAAAGTTCTACTTTTTTACTAATAAATACTCATACCTTTTACCCCAGCTTAATCAAAAAAAAAAAAATCATCCCTTCGAATGTTTTGGCTTTGAGTTACTCCAAGGGAAAGAGCTGGTTACTTTTTTTTTGTTCAAGAAGAGCTGGTTACAAATACATGTTTTTCTATAATGAAACTCTACATAAATGTTTTATCTCTAGATAAACTCTACGTACAGTAGAACCTCTATAAATTAATACTCGATAAATTAATAATCTCTATAAATTAATAAATTTTGCCGGTCACAATTTAGGTCTGTTCAAAATTTGATACAAATCGATAATATAATAAGATAATATTTGTTTAAAAAATTCTATGTAAATATATGGTCCCATTAAAATTATAAATTAATAATTTATATGTATACATATTTTATATAAGTAATAACATATTATTATATTGTTTGTTTTATATTCAATGAAATTATCTTTATATTTCTTTAACACTTCATATATTTTTTGATGAGATTTAGTAATATTATATGTAAAATATATATTATATACATCAAATAATATAAATGTCAAATTTCAAAAATAACACATAATGTCTATACACTAAAATCAAATATTTTTCTTATCTTATAATAAATATATTTTAAAATAAAAAATCTAAATAATGAGATTTTTGTAAATTAATATCTCTATAAATTAATAAAATTTCAAAGTTTCAACATTATTAATTTATAGAAGTTTTACTGTACACGAATCAAAGATAACGTAAGTCATTTACACCTTTTATCTCTCTTTTCATATATCTTGTCACTTGCCTTTTTGCAATCTTTTATAAAAATTGTATTTGTATGAATGAGACGTCCCAGGCCTGTAGAATATTCGGACCCTGTAGTACAACTGCATACATACTAGTATACTACATTTACTGATAAAATATTTACGTTTGTGAAACCAACTCACAAGTAAAATTTTCCCTCTATTTTAAATTAGTGAGAAAATACGTAACATTTCAGTTTGTGGTATATGGTGAAAATATTAATAGAATTGATTTGATTACATAAATCAGTAATGTGCACTTATCTTGTTCAGTCACACATCTAAAAAATTTCTATAACTAAACATGTTTGATCTAAAGTAGTGGAAGGATGTATGACCTATCAAGAAGTGATTCACAATATTTTGCGAGTGAAGCTAGAGCAAGAGTAAATTATTCGTCATGTGGTGAATGCAAGGACAATAAACAAGACTTTCAAACTTTCAGAAAAATTAACGCACCACTCGTCACATGGAATAGAATCCACAAACCGAGTGAGTGGACATGAAAGATCCATTAGCCGTAAATGCTACAATTATTTCCTCTAATCATAACTTTTCTTGTAGTTAAAAGTGATATCTTCATTTCTAACCAACAATAGATGTTATTAAACATATTTAGTGAGCATTATGTGTTTATGTTGCATTGCATGATATAACATAGATAAAATCGTCAAAAAAGCACTCAACTTACATTAAAAAAAAGTAACACTCAATTTGTCTTTTACACCATTTTTACTTTAAACTTTTGTAAACTTCCATTTTAATCTATTTCGTATTGACCATGCCGTTTTAGATACATACAATGGCAGACGCAAAACTCAGTTTAACTGGGGTCAAACTAGTGATAAAAATGAACATTTATATAGGGCTTAATATGAGACTTGAATGCTGGTTTTGGGGGGGGGGGGGGTTCAAAAGACAAATTGACCCAACAATGGAGTTCAATCTTTAGTGATTTTTGCTTACATTTGTGCATGATTGGTTGAATTGTGGCTGTAAAAAAAATTAGCTTTAATATTTGTGTTGTACATGAGTTCGTTGTAGCTGTAATTTTGTTGTTGTAGATTGATAGTTAAATTGGTTGTAGATGTAAGTATTTGCCCGTAGATATTTAAAATAAAATACTTAAGACATGTGATACATAAATAAATAATTACTTTTATTTATTAAAATAATTTACATTAATAAATAAATTATAAATTATCAAAGTTTACTATTATTTTATGCAACATGTATTTATAAAATTCAATATTTTAAATAGTACTCGAAATTAATATCTAAATAATAAAAATTATATCTACTATTATCTAATTTATTTGATATTATATATGATTCTACAGCTTAAAAAATAAAATGTAGGTCTATTGCCTATAATTTTCTATTATCTATAATTTTCTTAAATTATAGTAAAAAGTTAATATCTAAATAATAAAAATTATATCTACTATTATCTAATTTATTTGATATTATATATGATTCTACAGCTTAAAAAATAAAATGTAGGTCTATTGCCTAAAATACATAAGAGAAAGTTTTTTTTTAATTGTTTTTTATTAACGTTTAAAATAAAGTTAAATCATGACGGGTAAGAGTTAGTAGAGATTTGATATAGACTTTAACTTAAAAACATTAACTATATCATGATCAGTAAAGTTTGATGATTTAAATATATATAAATAAAGCAGAAAAAATGAGATAAAGGGGGAGGTTTGTTAAGTTGTAGCCTGTCTTTAGCTTTAGTTTCTATATACAATCGTAAAAATTACCAAGTTTATATATTTTTAAAGCTAAAGCCAAAAATGAACAAATGGTTGTAGGAGAATTTTTTCTAAAGTGAAAAAATTACTGTTGGAATATTTTTATTTTTATTATTTTCTCATTTTACAGCTACATTAGACAAATCAACATAAAAAAATACTATGACCAAAATCAACAGTAATTTTTTACAGTTACAGTCCAATGAATCATCAATAAAGTCTAACCGATCATGAGATTTAGGAAGCCATAAACAAATTTATTAACCAAATCGTAAAAGGGTTCCAGCTAGAATTTTCTCTCTAGGTTTAATTCACCTTGGCTACTTAGCCGTGCCATTTAGATAAATTAGTTGCGTATCGGATACAAAGCCTCGTGGGACTAGTATTTGGGTATAGAATTTTTTTGGATTTCCGCGGTTATAAAAAACAAATTTATTATATGTATAGTTTGAAAATCATAAAATCTTTGTATATTAACTTTATACCATTGGAAAGTTGAGACTAATGTTTCACTTGGTATGACGATGCTCTATCATTGTGCAGGTTTTGAGGTCGTGATGCCCTAACTTAGTCGGATACGGATCAATGGCACAAATTTGAGGCGAGAGTGCGTTTACAAATTGTGAGGTTATGGTGTGTTTGTTTTCAAAAATAGTGACAAATACTATGAATTTACTGGTTCTGAAAGTTAGGATGGGTTTTCACTGTTTTCTTCAATGACCGTCCGTTGTTCGGGCCAGTTTGCTTAGTGTTGCTATAATATCAAAATCTCCATTTATCTCCTGGCTAATGCCATTAATACATGCAATGGTAAACAGGATGGAACGAACGATCAGAAAAAAAATTACTAAAATTTCAAAAGTCTGAAAAACCAAAATAAAATTGGAGAAAACTCTTCCGATCCCTTTTAACTTCTTAATACCATTTGAAACTTGACAGGTTATATTTCTACTTTGATAGCCAACACGAATGAGAAACTGGAACTGAAATTTGAAACTTCCTTAAACTTGTACACAGAATCCATGATTTACAAGGTTATGGAAGACAACGGCAGAGCAAGATGCTCAGAAGAAGAAGAACAAAGAGGAACCTATTTATTCATGATCATCATTTTTTTTTATAAAATATTTATTCATGATCATCATTCCCACATTCAATAGTATATATTGTATTGTCCTTTTATGCAAACTCCATTTTGGGTCCATAACAATGAAAAAAAAAAGAACTCATATTTGGTTAGAAATCCAAATTACAACTGAAGATAATGATCAGGCAAGAGGATCCTCCTCTCTAGCTTTCCGCAGCAGCTCAGCTCTAACCCGCTTTGATGAATTTTCCAGTCAACTATTAAATCAGTTAAAAATGGAAGATTTTTTAAATTTATGTCAAGTAAATTATTTGAGGAAAAATATTAAAGCATTTATAGTTACTATTAGATAGATACAAAGAAATTTGAAAAATAAATGAGTTGACTAAAATGAAATCAATAAACTTAATGAATAAAAGAAAATGATATCTAAAATACCTTGAATATAATTATAAAACATACAATTTATTAAAATAAATATTCTACAATACTATAAAACAGAAAAATCTTAAACATAATAGAAAGAAATCAATTTAGGATTTTGTTTTCTTAAAATTTTGATGATGAGGATAAATAAACATTGATATAAAGGCTATGAATCTTTCTGTATATAGGAACAAATCATGCCAAAATCCATTTAAATAGAGGTTTCTCTTAATTTTCTTGTCCGCAACGAAATATCACATCTCATTACATTTTTTCACTTAAAGAGTTTTTGATTTGTAGTTTTATATTTTAAATTTTGGTTGTGTTTTCCTCTCTTGTTTTTGTTCTCTTTTCAAAGCCTATATAGTTCTCCGCTCTTACCATTCAAAAGTACATAATATTTTTTTTGTTTGCTATCTTTTAATATTAATTTGGTTAATTTTTACATAATTATTTTATGTTTATTAGTTTGTGATTTAATAATAATTTTTCTCTTTTGAATATTTTATGTGCTTTGCTTTTGATGTAGTTCGTATTGAATTTTTTATATAAATATGTTCATACACATCTTGTAGAGTATTATTGAATACAATTTTCAGATTTTTTATGATATCTTCTTATTAAAATTCTTTGATATTCAATGAAAATGTTTGTCTTGTTAATAAAACATTATTTTAAGATTTTGGTATCCTTGGCATCACTAATTTTTGAGTATAATGGTGAATCACATCCTTAATAAAGATTATATACAACCTATCTACGGAAATACACTGGGCATGAATCGAGCGGTGAGTTTGGGTTTAGCGATCTATCACTAAAATCCGGCCATTAAACGGAGTTGATTCCATTTTTTCAGGTTTTGACTAAGTGTATATAAAATAAGTAGCTTATGGGAAGGAAAAAATAAAGGATGTGACGGTTTGATGATTGGATAGGAATCAGCCTAACATGTCTCGAGTTCGCGTCTGGTATAGTGTGTTTTGACTTTTTTTGTGTTTGTTTTAAATGAGTGGTATAATCGTAAATACACTCATCTTCTCAATGATTTGTTTAGGTTACCTGCAACTTTTTTTACCATCGTCAACAATTGATTTGTTAAAATAAACTGTATGAATTTGTTCGTGTTGCTTTGCATCAATTCCACATATGTGTTCTTCAATATTTGATTTATAACTCTAAAAATAATATTTTTGTTGATACAGTTTTTTGCCAAACATAGTGAAAACGCCACATGAAGCTTCCGTCTGCCGCTCCGTCGGTTGTTAATCGGGATACACAGCTCGGTTTTGAACATGGCACACAACCATTAAATTATTTGATCTCAATTGAGGTAATTTAATAGATTTTATAAAATCCAATGATAATCTAGGATCTGTTTATTATTGAGGTGTCATAAGATAAAATTTAAAATCTTTTTTAAAAGATTAATATAAAGCCTATGAATTAAGAGGATTGGTCAGTAGCCCAATATTTTCAATGGAAAAACTAATTTAAAATGTATCAACCTAAAGCTATGTGAAACTTAAGGGGGATGTATTCAATTTAACATTTGATGTGATTTGATATTTAATGGGGTTTTAGATGATTTCAATAAATTTCAGAGATTTAAGTGACTTTTGTTAAACTACTCTAGAATATCACCTAAAACTATGAGATTTGAGTTTTAATTTTTTTAACTAAGAAATCATACCAAAACACCCTAAAATCAACTGAAACCTTTAAAACTCCACAACTTAAAATATTTTCAAAAACAGTGGATTTTAGAGTACTCTACGAAATGTCAAATTCAATAACAGTGGATTTTAAATGAGTTTTTAAAATTCATGTTTCAATAACAGTGGATTTGTCATTTTAATACAAATTACCTGAAACTCTCAGTTGAATACATCCCCTAAGTCTCCACCTAATTCCTAAGATGATTGGATAATGTTATATGTTTGATGTAGCTGAAATTTCCTAGCGATGAAAATAATTAGATAAAAACATATCATAATCATCACTAACTCCTTTAATAGTGTCACCCCTCCCAACCGTGATGATACCTACAAAAAACATATCCTCCTTTAACTGTCTCATCCCTTCAAACAAATAATGAAATCAACAACACAAAAACACTTCCTACCCTAGTTGTCTCACCGATTTGAAATATTATACCACTTGATGACATGGCAAGTAACCCATTGCTGCTGATGTTGGTCCTAGTACTGGTCCGATCAAAAGAAAATGTGGCCGACAAATATGACCATGAAGAACCCATAAATTTAT
This genomic interval from Brassica oleracea var. oleracea cultivar TO1000 chromosome C2, BOL, whole genome shotgun sequence contains the following:
- the LOC106327875 gene encoding probable pectate lyase 5; translation: MTLLHLSLSLFSCLLLVLGPTFIDSAHVSDPELVVQEVNQKINASRRNLGVLSCGTGNPIDDCWRCDKKWEKNRQRLADCAIGFGKHAIGGRDGKIYVVTDPSDKDVVNPKPGTLRHAVIQDEPLWIIFARDMVIKLKEELLMNSFKTIDGRGANVHIAGGACITAQYVTNIIIHGINIHDCKKRGNAYVRDSPSHYGWRTASDGDAISIFGGSHVWVDHCSLSNCADGLVDAIHGSTAITISNNYLTHHNKVMLLGHSDSYTRDKNMQVTIAFNHFGEGLVQRMPRCRHGYFHVVNNDYTHWQMYAIGGSAAPTINSQGNRFLAPNDHVFKEVTKYEDAPQSKWKKWNWRSEGDLFLNGAFFTPAGGRASSSYAKASSLSARPSALVASVTGNAGALYCKKGSRC